The DNA sequence TGCCGCTCCAGTTGGTTTGCTGTTGTCCTGCAACCATATCTATAACCAGTATGTATTCATAGACAACAGTGACGAGACCTTGCAGAAGTTTGAGAAGACCGCCCGTAACATGCACTCGCTGTCAAGGTACAGCCGACAGAACGCCATCAACAAGGAATGGATTGACGAGTATCTGAACGAGGCTCACTCACAAGGCTTGCAGTCTGTCCGTGCCCATTTCAATGTTATGGCATGGGGTGAGGAGTTGGAAGAGTTGAAGCATCTTCGCAATGATGTGGGCAGTCAGTTGGCAAGCATGGAATGTGTGCCACGCCACAACACGGTGGATTGTCCGACACTTTTCTGGGCTGCGATACCCGGCAACGAGGGTGATTTTCCGTCAGAGGAGAGTTTCTATACCTTCATTGAGCAGTCAGTGTGCCTCTTCACGGAGGAAACTAACTATATGGATTCTCCCTCACCGTTCGGCATCAAGATGGCAGACCGCATCAGTGGCAAGCCGCTGCACATTGACATCTCTGACCTGCCGATGAGAAAAGGCGTGACAACCAACCGCAACAAGTTCGTGCTCGGACCCTCGGGAAGCGGGAAGTCCTTCTTCATGAACCACCTCGTCAGACAGTATTACGAGCAAGGCACGCATGTGGTCTTGGTCGATACGGGAAACTCCTACCAGGGACTCTGCGAGATGATCAACAGAAAGACAGGCGGAAAGGACGGTATCTACTATACCTATACGGATGAGAGTCCCATATCATTCAATCCCTTTTTTACCGAGGATAAGGTCTTTGACATCGAGAAGCGAGAGAGCGTCAAGACTTTGCTCCTGACACTTTGGAAGAAGGACAACGAGCCTGCCACACGAGCGGAAGAGGTTGCCTTGTCAAATGCCGTGTCGCTCTACATCGGTAAACTGAAAGAGAAAAGCGACATCGTGCCGTGCTTCAATACTTTCTATGAGTTTGTGGGAACGGAATACCGCAAGGTACTGGAAGAAAAGAAAGTCCGTGAGAAAGATTTTGATATAGACGGATTTCTCAACGTGCTGGAACCTTACTACAAGGGTGGCGAATATGACTATCTGCTTAACTCCGACAAGGAACTTGACCTGCTGCACAAGCGGTTCATCGTTTTCGAGATTGATTCCATCAAGGACCATCCAATCCTGTTCCCGGTCACGACCATCATCATCATGGAGCTGTTCATCAACAAGATGCGCCGCCTGAAAGGCATCCGTAAGATGATAGTGATAGAAGAAGCATGGAAAGCGATAGCTTCGGCAAACATGGCTTCCTATATCAAGTATCTCTATAAGACGGTCAGAAAGTTCTTCGGTGAGGCGGTTGTGGTGACGCAGGAAGTCGAGGACATCATATCCTCCGCTATCGTGAAGGACAGTATCATCAACAACTCAGACTGCAAGATACTCCTTGACCAGAGGAAGTTCATGAACAAGTTCGAGCAGATACAGTCATTGCTCGGATTGACGGAAAAGGAGAAGTCGCAGATTCTCTCCATCAACCAGTCCAACGACCCGTCACGTCTCTACAAGGAAGTATGGATAGGACTTGGCGGAACGCAGTCGGCAGTATATGCCACAGAGGTGTCCACGCAGGAATATCTCGCCTATACGACTGAAGAAAGTGAGAAACTGGAGGTAAGGGCATTGGCGGAGAAACTCGGTGACGACATGGAAGCTGCCATCCGACAGCTTGCAGAGGACAAACAAGAGAACAAGTAAATTCATTATCCACTTAATCCAAAAGTAAAAATGAGAACAAAAGTAATCATGACAATCTGCCTGTTCCTGCTGATGGTAGGAAAGGCAAGCGCACAGTGGTCTGTCATAGATCCTACCAACATTGCGCAGAGTATCATCAACTCGTCCAACAACATCGTCCACACGTCTTCGACGGCTCAGAACATGATCAACAACTTCAAGGAGACCGTGAAAATTTACGAGCAGGGCAAGAAGTACTACGATGCGCTGAAGTCGGTGAACAACCTCGTCAAGGACGCACGCAAGGTGCAGCAGACCATCCTCATGGTGGGTGACATCACGGACATCTACATCAACAACTACCAGAAGATGATGCACGATGACAATTTTTCCGTGGAGGAACTCTCCGCCATCGGCTTCGGCTACACCAAACTGCTGGAGGAAAGCAACGATGTGCTGACAGAACTGAAGAACGTGGTGAACATCACGACCCTTTCCATGACGGACAAGGAGCGAATGGACGTGGTGGAACGCTGCTACTCGAAGATGAAGCGTTACCGCAATCTCGTGAGCTACTACACCAACAAGAACATTTCCGTGAGTTATCTGCGTGCCAAGAAGAAAAACGACCTCGACCGCATCATGGGACTCTACGGCAAGTCAAACGAGAAATACTGGTAGCCTATGGATTTCGAGAATCTTCACCAGATACTGCGTTCCCTGTATGACGAGATGATGCCGCTGTGTTCCGACATGACGGACATTGCCAAGGGACTTGCAGGACTTGGGGCGCTGTTCTATGTCGCCCTGAGGGTTTGGCAGTCACTGTCAAGGGCAGAGCCGATAGACGTATTTCCGCTGCTCCGTCCGTTTGCCATCGGACTTGCCATCATGTTCTTCCCGACCATCGTGCTCGGTACGCTCAACAGCGTGATGAGTCCCATCGTGCAAGGTACACATTCCATGCTGGAGACACAGACCTTCGACATGAATGAATACCGGGCGCAGAAAGACAAACTGGAGTATGAGGCGATGAAACGCAATCCGGAAACCGCATACCTTGTGAGCAACGAGGAGTTTGACAAGCAGCTTGACGAACTCGGCTGGTCACCCGGCGACGTGGTGACAATGGCAGGAATGTATGTGGAGCGTGGCATGTACAGCATGAAAAAGAGCATCCGTGATTTCTTCCGTGAACTGCTGGAGCTGCTATTTCAAGCCGCTGCACTGGTCATAGACGTGCTGAGGACATTCTTCCTCATCGTCCTGTCCATCCTCGGACCGCTTTGTTTCGCCATATCGGTATGGGACGGATTCCAGTCCACGCTGACGCAATGGTTCTGCAGGTACATACAGATTTATCTCTGGCTACCCGTTTCGGACTTGTTCAGTACCATCCTTGCCAAGATACAGGTGCTGATGCTGCAAAACGACATCGAGGCATTGCAGAACGACCCGAACTTTTCCATTGAGGCAAGCAACGGTGTTTACATCGTTTTCCTCATCATCGGAATCATCGGTTACTTCACCATACCGACCGTGGCGGGATGGATCATACAGGCAGGTGGCGGCATCGGCAACTACAACCGGAACGTGAACACGGCAGGCTCACTGGGCGGAAGCATCGCAGGAGCAACGGCTGGAAATGTGGCAGGACGTGCCGGAAGGCTCATCAAGAGCGGATTTAAGAAAATATAGTCATTCATGAACAATACAACGAAAAGAAAAATGGAATTCAAGTCATTGAAGAATATCGAGACCTCGTTCAGGCAGATACGCCTGTTCTGCATCGTCCTCGTCATCGGTTGCGCTGTTGTTGCAATATGTTCGGTGGTGTTCGCATTCCGATTTGCGGAGAAGCAACGCGAGAAGATATACGTCCTTGATGGAGGCAAGTCACTGATGCTCGCTCTCTCGCAAGACCTCTCACAGAACAGACCTGCCGAGGCAAGGGAACACGTGAGACGCTTTCATGAGCTGTTCTTCACGCTCTCTCCCGAAAAGAGTGCCATTGAGCACAACGTGAAACGAGCCTTGCTGCTGGCAGACAAGAGCGCATACAACTATTACCAGGACTTTGCGGAGAAAGGTTTTTATAACCGACTCATTGCAGGAAACATCAACCAGTCGCTGCAAGTTGACAGCGTGGTCTGTAACTTTGATAACTACCCTTATCAAGCCAAGACCTACGCACGGCAGGTG is a window from the Segatella copri genome containing:
- a CDS encoding TraG family conjugative transposon ATPase; the encoded protein is MRNIRKSSTLESKFPLLAVEQGCIISKDGDITVAYELTLPEIFTVTSQEYESVHAAWCKAIKVLPDYSIVHKQDWFVKENYEPDLLKSDMSFLSRSYERHFNERPYLHHQCYLFLTKTTKERMAHQSNFSTLCRGHIIPKDIKDKETVARFLDAVEQFARIINDSGYISLRRLIDEEITGTERTTGLVGKYLSLSTENVQCLEDMELSASGMRIGNKHLCLHTLSQTEDLPTEVSTDNRFERLSTDRSDCRLSFAAPVGLLLSCNHIYNQYVFIDNSDETLQKFEKTARNMHSLSRYSRQNAINKEWIDEYLNEAHSQGLQSVRAHFNVMAWGEELEELKHLRNDVGSQLASMECVPRHNTVDCPTLFWAAIPGNEGDFPSEESFYTFIEQSVCLFTEETNYMDSPSPFGIKMADRISGKPLHIDISDLPMRKGVTTNRNKFVLGPSGSGKSFFMNHLVRQYYEQGTHVVLVDTGNSYQGLCEMINRKTGGKDGIYYTYTDESPISFNPFFTEDKVFDIEKRESVKTLLLTLWKKDNEPATRAEEVALSNAVSLYIGKLKEKSDIVPCFNTFYEFVGTEYRKVLEEKKVREKDFDIDGFLNVLEPYYKGGEYDYLLNSDKELDLLHKRFIVFEIDSIKDHPILFPVTTIIIMELFINKMRRLKGIRKMIVIEEAWKAIASANMASYIKYLYKTVRKFFGEAVVVTQEVEDIISSAIVKDSIINNSDCKILLDQRKFMNKFEQIQSLLGLTEKEKSQILSINQSNDPSRLYKEVWIGLGGTQSAVYATEVSTQEYLAYTTEESEKLEVRALAEKLGDDMEAAIRQLAEDKQENK
- a CDS encoding DUF4141 domain-containing protein, encoding MTICLFLLMVGKASAQWSVIDPTNIAQSIINSSNNIVHTSSTAQNMINNFKETVKIYEQGKKYYDALKSVNNLVKDARKVQQTILMVGDITDIYINNYQKMMHDDNFSVEELSAIGFGYTKLLEESNDVLTELKNVVNITTLSMTDKERMDVVERCYSKMKRYRNLVSYYTNKNISVSYLRAKKKNDLDRIMGLYGKSNEKYW
- the traJ gene encoding conjugative transposon protein TraJ; this translates as MDFENLHQILRSLYDEMMPLCSDMTDIAKGLAGLGALFYVALRVWQSLSRAEPIDVFPLLRPFAIGLAIMFFPTIVLGTLNSVMSPIVQGTHSMLETQTFDMNEYRAQKDKLEYEAMKRNPETAYLVSNEEFDKQLDELGWSPGDVVTMAGMYVERGMYSMKKSIRDFFRELLELLFQAAALVIDVLRTFFLIVLSILGPLCFAISVWDGFQSTLTQWFCRYIQIYLWLPVSDLFSTILAKIQVLMLQNDIEALQNDPNFSIEASNGVYIVFLIIGIIGYFTIPTVAGWIIQAGGGIGNYNRNVNTAGSLGGSIAGATAGNVAGRAGRLIKSGFKKI
- the traK gene encoding conjugative transposon protein TraK, with the translated sequence MEFKSLKNIETSFRQIRLFCIVLVIGCAVVAICSVVFAFRFAEKQREKIYVLDGGKSLMLALSQDLSQNRPAEAREHVRRFHELFFTLSPEKSAIEHNVKRALLLADKSAYNYYQDFAEKGFYNRLIAGNINQSLQVDSVVCNFDNYPYQAKTYARQVILRESNVTERSLVTVCRLVNATRSDDNPNGFTIEGFTIVENRDISTVER